Proteins encoded within one genomic window of Brassica rapa cultivar Chiifu-401-42 chromosome A09, CAAS_Brap_v3.01, whole genome shotgun sequence:
- the LOC103839846 gene encoding putative defensin-like protein 256: MKTISLKFLLLACLVVVIFRQNLAVGNFCKNNNDCKKLCGGPGGYCNNIRESCVCHNLNNINAINLGSSNDPCIPEHPGCRGGPPPKQLKV, from the exons ATGAAGACCATTTCccttaaatttttgttattggCTTGTCTTGTTGTCGTCATTTTCC GTCAGAATCTTGCAGTGGGgaatttttgtaaaaacaacAATGACTGCAAAAAGTTATGTGGAGGGCCTGGAGGCTATTGCAACAATATTCGTGAAAGTTGTGTGTGTcataatttaaacaatataaatGCAATTAACCTTGGTTCTTCTAACGATCCTTGTATCCCAGAACATCCCGGTTGTCGTGGAGGTCCTCCACCAAAACAGTTGAAAGTGTAA
- the LOC103839847 gene encoding plant UBX domain-containing protein 4, which yields MSSKDKKPAKPSSSRAGGIRTLSDLNRRSNPDSDSDSDGPQEYYTGGEKSGMMVQDPSKKDDVDEIFNQARQLGAVEGPLETPSSSSRSFTGTGRLLSGESVATAPPQQPDPVAHNIIFWSNGFTIDDGPLRKLDDPENASFLESIRKSECPKELEPEDRRAPVHVNLMRREEKCPEREKPKVSFQGVGRTLGGATSSLAPDSAAVPVQTGLASPPSPTLVIDETLPTASIQIRLADGTRLVAKFNHHHTVNDVRAFIDSSRPPGAPVNYQLQTMGFPPAPLTDLTQTIEQAGLANSVVLQKF from the exons ATGTCATCGAAGGACAAGAAACCAGCGAAGCCGTCGAGCAGTCGAGCCGGTGGGATCCGCACTCTCTCCGATCTCAATCGGAGATCAAACCCGGACTCAGACAGTGATTCCGACGGTCCTCAGGAGTACTACACCGGCGGCGAGAAAAG TGGTATGATGGTTCAAGATCCATCGAAGAAGGATGATGTTGATGAGATATTCAACCAAGCTAGACAGCTAGGAGCTGTTGAAGGACCTCTCGAGACTCCTTCTTCGAGTTCCAGAAGCTTCACTGGAACTGGGAGGTTGCTTTCAGGTGAAAGCGTTGCAACCGCTCCTCCTCAACAGCCTGACCCTGTGGCTCACAACATTATCTTCTGGTCTAATGGATTCACTATAGATGATGGTCCCTTGAGGAAGTTGGATGATCCAGAGAATGCTTCTTTTCTCGAG AGTATTCGAAAGTCTGAGTGTCCGAAAGAGCTTGAGCCTGAAGATAGAAGAGCTCCTGTACATGTCAATCTGATGCGAAGGGAAGAGAAATGTCCT GAAAGAGAGAAGCCTAAGGTTTCCTTTCAGGGCGTTGGAAGGACTCTTGGTGGTGCTACCTCATCGCTGGCTCCAGATTCCGCAGCCGTTCCGGTACAAACCGGTTTAGCATCTCCACCGTCTCCAACTCTTGTAATAGATGAAACCCTTCCGACCGCATCGATCCAGATTAGACTAGCGGATGGGACCCGGCTTGTGGCTAAGTTCAATCACCATCACACGGTTAACGACGTTCGGGCTTTCATCGACTCCTCTCGGCCGCCTGGAGCTCCGGTTAACTACCAGCTTCAGACAATGGGATTCCCACCTGCGCCTTTGACTGATCTCACTCAGACCATCGAACAAGCTGGTCTAGCCAACTCTGTTGTTCTTCAGAAATTCTAG
- the LOC103839848 gene encoding uncharacterized protein LOC103839848, translating into MDVDSQPMMEETILVGDDLMMGPPSPVIPPEIASHVLEGVELCDGILRNLFLCLQINDIEPFCQDELALYRQCAESRDKVLRVRLQESEYKLGSSMPIDLAKERVTQLESEATSLERHLILASGAEGIEGFRQRWSLHGRMTDTKKRLESLKQGMENRKKEGHDPSAKPSTPKRWFLW; encoded by the exons ATGGACG TTGATTCACAGCCAATGATGGAGGAGACCATACTGGTTGGCGACGACCTAATGATGGGTCCTCCATCTCCTGTCATCCCTCCTGAAATTGCTTCACATGTCCTCGAAGGTGTTGAACTGTGCGATGGCATTTTGAGGAATCTATTCCTAT GCTTGCAAATCAATGATATTGAACCATTTTGCCAAGATGAGCTTGCCTTGTATCGACAATGTGCTGAAAGCAGG gACAAGGTATTGAGAGTAAGGCTTCAAGAGAGCGAATACAAGTTAGGATCGTCAATGCCTATTGATCTTGCCAAGGAAAGGGTTACTCAGCTTGAATCTGAAGCCACATCACTAGAGAG GCATTTGATTCTAGCTAGTGGAGCTGAAGGAATCGAAGGATTTCGTCAGAGGTGGAGTTTGCACGGTCGTATGACAGATACCAA GAAAAGACTGGAGTCACTGAAGCAAGGAATGGAAAATAGGAAAAAGGAGGGACATGATCCGTCGGCGAAACCTTCTACTCCGAAGAGATGGTTTCTTTGGTGA
- the LOC103839849 gene encoding ATPase family gene 2 protein isoform X3 — protein MAPAVLGALFSVGVAFADSDEANYKSSSPIDPPPNHVEDISKKDEVSNKSSVPADPPPNYADIAKKERARIQELIQSKGTQYGSFPRFNVSVRGQKITLKFQVPSTCEVAQLIANIGSQLGVKVSDRTGGSDMILRSWDNPVAWQITLRSVEKKKEAGASEDDPDEDLCILIFGSLLTSDKVEVEFIKKGSLTTEELEAFVSALQVAGTKPGQNKGGGRGSAREASTDKTISQLESMGVRIYGVNKPLGDDDSVHEISWDNIAGYEQQKREIEDTILMALHSPEVYDDIVRGTRSKFESNRPRAVLFEGPPGTGKTSCARVIANQAGIPLLYVPLEAVMSKYYGESERLLGAVFSQANELSDGAIIFLDEIDAFAISRDSEMHEATRRVLSVLLRQIDGFEQDKKVVVIAATNRKQDLDPALISRFDSMIMFGLPDLQTRQEIIAQYAKQLSKPELVQLAHATEAMSGRDIRDVCQGAERTWASKLIRRAKADGVEQQQQVTLPPIQEYLESAEARRKALRSVAEQREQNLAVRSKKPLLDFE, from the exons GCTAATTACAAGTCATCTTCCCCTATAGATCCTCCCCCAAACCATGTAGAAGACATTTCCAAGAAAGATGAG gTTAGTAACAAGTCATCTGTCCCAGCAGATCCTCCACCAAACTATGCAGACATTGCCAAGAAAGAACGAGCTCGGATCCAAGAACTAATACAAAGTAAAGGAACTCAATATGGTTCTTTCCCACGGTTCAATGTCTCTGTCAGGGGCCAAAAG ATTACCTTGAAGTTTCAAGTTCCTTCCACATGTGAAGTTGCACAGTTAATAGCAAACATTGGATCACAACTAGGTGTGAAAGTCTCAGACCGCACTGGTGGTTCAGACATGATTTTGCGTTCTTGGGACAA TCCAGTTGCTTGGCAAATAACACTTCGAAGTGTGGAAAAGAAGAAGGAAGCAGGAGCAAGTGAGGATGATCCAGATGAAGACCTGTGCATTCTTATCTTTGGCTCCTTACTTACCTCTGATAAAGTG GAAGTTGAGTTCATAAAGAAGGGAAGCTTGACTACTGAAGAACTCGAGGCTTTTGTTTCAGCTCTGCAAGTAGCTGGAACAAAACCTGGACAAAACAAAGGAGGAGGTAGAGGAAGCGCACGTGAAGCATCTACGGACAAAACTATTTCTCAATTGGAATCGATGGGAGTGAGAATCTATGGAGTTAACAAACCTCTTGGAGATGATGATTCTGTCCACGAGATATCATGGGACAATATCGCTGGATATGAACAGCAAAAACG AGAAATAGAAGACACAATACTGATGGCTCTTCATAGTCCTGAAGTATATGATGATATAGTTCGTGGTACACGGTCTAAATTTGAATCAAACCGACCCCGAGCTGTGCTGTTTGAGGGTCCACCAG GAACTGGGAAGACATCTTGTGCGCGTGTTATCGCTAATCAAGCA GGCATACCGTTGCTATATGTGCCGCTGGAAGCTGTAATGTCTAAGTACTATGGTGAAAGCGAGCGGCTTCTTGGTGCTGTGTTTTCACAAGCAAATGAGCTCTCTGATGGTGCAATTATATTTCTTGATGAG ATCGATGCCTTTGCTATATCTCGTGATAGTGAGATGCATGAAGCAACACGTAGAGTTTTGTCGGTGCTACTAAGGCAG ATTGATGGATTTGAACAGGACAAGAAAGTGGTTGTGATTGCTGCAACCAATAGAAAACAAGATCTTGATCCCGCTTTAATCAG CCGGTTCGATTCCATGATCATGTTTGGCTTACCGGACTTACAAACCCGTCAAGAAATCATCGCCCAATACGCAAAACAACTCTCAAAGCCTGAACTAGTCCAGCTTGCTCATGCCACAGAAGC AATGTCAGGCAGGGATATTCGAGATGTATGTCAAGGAGCAGAACGAACATGGGCTTCAAAG TTGATTCGTCGAGCAAAAGCAGATGGGgtagaacaacaacaacaagtgaCTCTCCCTCCAATACAAGAGTACTTGGAAAGCGCTGAAGCTCGCCGCAAAGCTCTTCGCAGTGTCGCTGAACAGAGGGAACAGAATTTGGCCGTTCGTTCCAAGAAGCCTTTGCTAGATTTTGAGTGA
- the LOC103839849 gene encoding ATPase family gene 2 protein isoform X2, giving the protein MAPAFLSALFSVGVASADSDEANYKSSSPIDPPPNHVEDISKKDEVSNKSSVPADPPPNYADIAKKERARIQELIQSKGTQYGSFPRFNVSVRGQKITLKFQVPSTCEVAQLIANIGSQLGVKVSDRTGGSDMILRSWDNPVAWQITLRSVEKKKEAGASEDDPDEDLCILIFGSLLTSDKVEVEFIKKGSLTTEELEAFVSALQVAGTKPGQNKGGGRGSAREASTDKTISQLESMGVRIYGVNKPLGDDDSVHEISWDNIAGYEQQKREIEDTILMALHSPEVYDDIVRGTRSKFESNRPRAVLFEGPPGTGKTSCARVIANQAGIPLLYVPLEAVMSKYYGESERLLGAVFSQANELSDGAIIFLDEIDAFAISRDSEMHEATRRVLSVLLRQIDGFEQDKKVVVIAATNRKQDLDPALISRFDSMIMFGLPDLQTRQEIIAQYAKQLSKPELVQLAHATEAMSGRDIRDVCQGAERTWASKLIRRAKADGVEQQQQVTLPPIQEYLESAEARRKALRSVAEQREQNLAVRSKKPLLDFE; this is encoded by the exons GCTAATTACAAGTCATCTTCCCCTATAGATCCTCCCCCAAACCATGTAGAAGACATTTCCAAGAAAGATGAG gTTAGTAACAAGTCATCTGTCCCAGCAGATCCTCCACCAAACTATGCAGACATTGCCAAGAAAGAACGAGCTCGGATCCAAGAACTAATACAAAGTAAAGGAACTCAATATGGTTCTTTCCCACGGTTCAATGTCTCTGTCAGGGGCCAAAAG ATTACCTTGAAGTTTCAAGTTCCTTCCACATGTGAAGTTGCACAGTTAATAGCAAACATTGGATCACAACTAGGTGTGAAAGTCTCAGACCGCACTGGTGGTTCAGACATGATTTTGCGTTCTTGGGACAA TCCAGTTGCTTGGCAAATAACACTTCGAAGTGTGGAAAAGAAGAAGGAAGCAGGAGCAAGTGAGGATGATCCAGATGAAGACCTGTGCATTCTTATCTTTGGCTCCTTACTTACCTCTGATAAAGTG GAAGTTGAGTTCATAAAGAAGGGAAGCTTGACTACTGAAGAACTCGAGGCTTTTGTTTCAGCTCTGCAAGTAGCTGGAACAAAACCTGGACAAAACAAAGGAGGAGGTAGAGGAAGCGCACGTGAAGCATCTACGGACAAAACTATTTCTCAATTGGAATCGATGGGAGTGAGAATCTATGGAGTTAACAAACCTCTTGGAGATGATGATTCTGTCCACGAGATATCATGGGACAATATCGCTGGATATGAACAGCAAAAACG AGAAATAGAAGACACAATACTGATGGCTCTTCATAGTCCTGAAGTATATGATGATATAGTTCGTGGTACACGGTCTAAATTTGAATCAAACCGACCCCGAGCTGTGCTGTTTGAGGGTCCACCAG GAACTGGGAAGACATCTTGTGCGCGTGTTATCGCTAATCAAGCA GGCATACCGTTGCTATATGTGCCGCTGGAAGCTGTAATGTCTAAGTACTATGGTGAAAGCGAGCGGCTTCTTGGTGCTGTGTTTTCACAAGCAAATGAGCTCTCTGATGGTGCAATTATATTTCTTGATGAG ATCGATGCCTTTGCTATATCTCGTGATAGTGAGATGCATGAAGCAACACGTAGAGTTTTGTCGGTGCTACTAAGGCAG ATTGATGGATTTGAACAGGACAAGAAAGTGGTTGTGATTGCTGCAACCAATAGAAAACAAGATCTTGATCCCGCTTTAATCAG CCGGTTCGATTCCATGATCATGTTTGGCTTACCGGACTTACAAACCCGTCAAGAAATCATCGCCCAATACGCAAAACAACTCTCAAAGCCTGAACTAGTCCAGCTTGCTCATGCCACAGAAGC AATGTCAGGCAGGGATATTCGAGATGTATGTCAAGGAGCAGAACGAACATGGGCTTCAAAG TTGATTCGTCGAGCAAAAGCAGATGGGgtagaacaacaacaacaagtgaCTCTCCCTCCAATACAAGAGTACTTGGAAAGCGCTGAAGCTCGCCGCAAAGCTCTTCGCAGTGTCGCTGAACAGAGGGAACAGAATTTGGCCGTTCGTTCCAAGAAGCCTTTGCTAGATTTTGAGTGA
- the LOC103839849 gene encoding ATPase family gene 2 protein isoform X1, with amino-acid sequence MAVLHRLFRAARVWRGSLSHPPSQPRGRELRRCFHHGTVEQSNSKASDVLRSCSTLNESPCFSMAPAVFGALFSLGAIGVAYADSDEANYKSSSPIDPPPNHVEDISKKDEVSNKSSVPADPPPNYADIAKKERARIQELIQSKGTQYGSFPRFNVSVRGQKITLKFQVPSTCEVAQLIANIGSQLGVKVSDRTGGSDMILRSWDNPVAWQITLRSVEKKKEAGASEDDPDEDLCILIFGSLLTSDKVEVEFIKKGSLTTEELEAFVSALQVAGTKPGQNKGGGRGSAREASTDKTISQLESMGVRIYGVNKPLGDDDSVHEISWDNIAGYEQQKREIEDTILMALHSPEVYDDIVRGTRSKFESNRPRAVLFEGPPGTGKTSCARVIANQAGIPLLYVPLEAVMSKYYGESERLLGAVFSQANELSDGAIIFLDEIDAFAISRDSEMHEATRRVLSVLLRQIDGFEQDKKVVVIAATNRKQDLDPALISRFDSMIMFGLPDLQTRQEIIAQYAKQLSKPELVQLAHATEAMSGRDIRDVCQGAERTWASKLIRRAKADGVEQQQQVTLPPIQEYLESAEARRKALRSVAEQREQNLAVRSKKPLLDFE; translated from the exons ATGGCAGTTCTTCACCGATTGTTTCGAGCAGCTCGCGTATGGCGCGGATCGCTCTCTCATCCTCCGTCGCAGCCACGTGGACGCGAGCTTCGTCGATGTTTCCATCACG GAACCGTTGAGCAGAGTAATTCAAAAGCAAGTGATGTTCTGAGATCTTGCAGCACCTTAAACGAATCTCCATGCTTTTCTATGGCGCCTGCAGTTTTTGGTGCTCTCTTTAGCCTTGGAGCGATTGGAGTAGCTTATGCTGATTCTGATGAG GCTAATTACAAGTCATCTTCCCCTATAGATCCTCCCCCAAACCATGTAGAAGACATTTCCAAGAAAGATGAG gTTAGTAACAAGTCATCTGTCCCAGCAGATCCTCCACCAAACTATGCAGACATTGCCAAGAAAGAACGAGCTCGGATCCAAGAACTAATACAAAGTAAAGGAACTCAATATGGTTCTTTCCCACGGTTCAATGTCTCTGTCAGGGGCCAAAAG ATTACCTTGAAGTTTCAAGTTCCTTCCACATGTGAAGTTGCACAGTTAATAGCAAACATTGGATCACAACTAGGTGTGAAAGTCTCAGACCGCACTGGTGGTTCAGACATGATTTTGCGTTCTTGGGACAA TCCAGTTGCTTGGCAAATAACACTTCGAAGTGTGGAAAAGAAGAAGGAAGCAGGAGCAAGTGAGGATGATCCAGATGAAGACCTGTGCATTCTTATCTTTGGCTCCTTACTTACCTCTGATAAAGTG GAAGTTGAGTTCATAAAGAAGGGAAGCTTGACTACTGAAGAACTCGAGGCTTTTGTTTCAGCTCTGCAAGTAGCTGGAACAAAACCTGGACAAAACAAAGGAGGAGGTAGAGGAAGCGCACGTGAAGCATCTACGGACAAAACTATTTCTCAATTGGAATCGATGGGAGTGAGAATCTATGGAGTTAACAAACCTCTTGGAGATGATGATTCTGTCCACGAGATATCATGGGACAATATCGCTGGATATGAACAGCAAAAACG AGAAATAGAAGACACAATACTGATGGCTCTTCATAGTCCTGAAGTATATGATGATATAGTTCGTGGTACACGGTCTAAATTTGAATCAAACCGACCCCGAGCTGTGCTGTTTGAGGGTCCACCAG GAACTGGGAAGACATCTTGTGCGCGTGTTATCGCTAATCAAGCA GGCATACCGTTGCTATATGTGCCGCTGGAAGCTGTAATGTCTAAGTACTATGGTGAAAGCGAGCGGCTTCTTGGTGCTGTGTTTTCACAAGCAAATGAGCTCTCTGATGGTGCAATTATATTTCTTGATGAG ATCGATGCCTTTGCTATATCTCGTGATAGTGAGATGCATGAAGCAACACGTAGAGTTTTGTCGGTGCTACTAAGGCAG ATTGATGGATTTGAACAGGACAAGAAAGTGGTTGTGATTGCTGCAACCAATAGAAAACAAGATCTTGATCCCGCTTTAATCAG CCGGTTCGATTCCATGATCATGTTTGGCTTACCGGACTTACAAACCCGTCAAGAAATCATCGCCCAATACGCAAAACAACTCTCAAAGCCTGAACTAGTCCAGCTTGCTCATGCCACAGAAGC AATGTCAGGCAGGGATATTCGAGATGTATGTCAAGGAGCAGAACGAACATGGGCTTCAAAG TTGATTCGTCGAGCAAAAGCAGATGGGgtagaacaacaacaacaagtgaCTCTCCCTCCAATACAAGAGTACTTGGAAAGCGCTGAAGCTCGCCGCAAAGCTCTTCGCAGTGTCGCTGAACAGAGGGAACAGAATTTGGCCGTTCGTTCCAAGAAGCCTTTGCTAGATTTTGAGTGA